Proteins encoded in a region of the Rutidosis leptorrhynchoides isolate AG116_Rl617_1_P2 chromosome 9, CSIRO_AGI_Rlap_v1, whole genome shotgun sequence genome:
- the LOC139867135 gene encoding uncharacterized protein yields the protein MFTTAVKYLGTKPKPAMKALEPRFRPEQNQTITRAIFEILKEHGPLSVAQTWERVQQVGVQDLTSKTQMKTVLRWMKERQKLKQICNHVGPNKQFLYTTWFTKTPTINPATNSSVKLSKRKAS from the exons ATGTTTACCACTGCAGTGAAGTATCTTGGTACAAAACCGAAACCCGCAATGAAGGCATTAGAGCCTAGATTTCGACCTGAGCAAAATCAAACGATAACGAGGGCCATTTTTGAAATTCTAAAGGAACATGGCCCACTCAGTGTTGCTCAGACATGGGAACGTGTTCAG CAAGTTGGTGTACAAGATTTGACGAGCAAAACACAGATGAAGACCGTATTGAGATGGATGAAGGAGAGACAGAAACTTAAGCAAATATGCAATCATGTGGGTCCCAACAAGCAGTTCCTATACACCACCTGGTTCACCAAAACACCTACCATTAATCCGGCAACAAATAGTTCAGTCAAATTGTCCAAACGCAAGGCATCTTGA